The DNA region GTGCCTCGACCGGGAAATCGACAAGACCCTGAAACAAGACGAAGCTTCAGCCGCTCTGCAAGCCCTGAAAAGCAAACTGGGTTTGAAGCGAGCAAACGGCGACGCAAAAGACTGATCACAGTTCAACCGTCGGAAAATAACTTCCGGCGGTTCTTTTTTCACTCACCAACGCAAAAGCGATGCATTCAAAAATCAAATACCAATCCTGGCTGATTTTTCTCAGCGGTTTTCTGACATTGTCTATGACAACCATCCTACCCGTGGCTGGAGGAGGCGCTTCGATAATTCTACTCTACAGTGTTCCCTTCTTGATTGGCCTAGGACTAGTCCTTGCCTTACTCTATCATTGGCTGGCGAAGAAAATCAAGCCCGCATTTTGGCGCAATGTCTACTTCGTTGCTAACCTGGGCATCATCATCACGCTTACCTTTCTGATTTTTCCTTGGCGATAGGCGATCATCTTTCTAAAAAGCACTACCATGCTAACTATCATTTTTATCGTTTTTGGTGGCTGTTTTGTGATCGAGCGGCTCATGCCCGGTTGGACATTACCGGAAGTACCGACCTGGACCATCCGGGTACTGGGCGTCAACTTTGTGCAATTGGGTATCGTGACGCTGGCGGGCGTAACCTGGGAACGGTGGTTTTCGGCCTGGAGCCTTTTTCATTTGTCCGATCAGGTAGGACCCGCCTGGGGCGGCGTTATCGCTTACTTCATTGCGACCTTCATTTTCTATTGGTGGCACCGCTGGCGGCATACAGTCGATTTTCTGTGGACGCGATTTCATCAGATTCACCATTCGCCGCAACGGATCGAGGTGATCACCTCTTTCTACAAACACCCGCTGGAGATGACGGTCAATTCCCTGATCGGCAGTCTGTTGGTCTACACGCTCTTGGGTTTAAGTCTGGAAGCGGGGGCGGTCTATACGCTATGCACCGCGCTGGGCGAGTTTTTCTACCATACCAACGTAAAGACGCCGCAGTGGATCGGCTACATTTTCCAGCGACCCGAAATGCACCGGATTCACCACGAATACAACAAGCACACGAACAACTATGGCGACATTGTCTGGTGGGACATGCTGTTCGGGACGTACGAGAATCCCAAAGAATTCAGGACCTCGTGCGGTTTCGACAACGAGAAAGAACAGCGACTATTTGAGATGCTACAATTCAAAGATGTGCATAAAGAATAGCTTTCATTGTTTAATCACTTTCTGGGTGGCGCGGTAACGGCCCTGCGAAATTTCCACGAAGTAAATCCCCGCCGGGAGGTTCGCGACCGTGAGGTCAATGGGCTGGGTCGCCTCGTGCCGCTCGAACTCGGCTTTGTGCCAGTTCTTGCCCATGCTGTCCAGAATCCGAAGGTGCCAGTCGCCGGTCTGTTCTTCCGAAAAGGTCAGGTGCAATTGGTCGGCGGCAGGATTGGGGTAGGCGGTCAGTGTGCCGGAGATGTCCACCAGATTGGAAGAGGCCAACAGCACGTTGTTCAGAATCAGCCGGTAGCCAGGCGAGTTGGGGTGCTGACTGATGTCGGTATCCGGATCACCTACGAGATGCTGGTAATCTTCCGGATCGTGCCCGCCCAGAAAAACCCAGTGCCCTTGTCCGTAATTGCCGTAAATCATCCGGGCTTCTTCAACCGAAGTGGGTTCCGCTAACACGGTAACCTCCGGTTTGATCAAAGTCTTTTTGAAGGCCGTCGTCTGGCCCATAAAGCCTTTGATGAATCGCTGGTGATTTTGGGTAAGCATCGCCGCCACCGGCTGCAGTTGTGCCGAAAATTGATGCAATTGAAAGGTATCGTTCTTTTCGCTTACTCTCCGTTCCATCATCACATGATCGATTGTCGAGAACTCGTACTCCCGCCAGTCCTGACTGATCTGGAAGTTCTGGAACGCAAACGTTTGGGTGAAATCAAGCCGATCAAAGTCCGCTGTGTTCATGGAGTCTCCATCGTACATCACATCGTGGACGTCTAATCCTTCGGTCGCCAGCGCAATGTCGTAGGTATCTGTACCCGCACACATCGCGAACAAAAAGCCGCCCTTCTGGCAGAAATTGCGGATTCTACGCGCGACGGCACCCTTCAGTTGAGGGGTATTGGCGAAACCGTATTGCGAAGCGATGGCTTGATCTTCATCATATTGTGTCTTGTACCAGGGCTGATCTTTAAAGGAAAGGTGAAATTTTCCATGTTGTCCGGTAAAATCTTCGTGATGCACGTGCACCCAGTCGTATTGATCCAATTTCCCTTCCAGCACGTCTTCCTGCCTAATTTCTTCGAAAGGAATCTCTGCATAAGACAATACAGACTCCACAATGTTGCCCGTCACGTTGCCTTTCACCTGATACAAAGCAATGCGGGGCGCACGCGACAGCAGAAGGGCAGTGGTTTCGGGGCCGTCGTTGTCGAGTGAAGTGCGGAGGCGTTTGGCTTGTTCGTCGGTCAGCACCTCAAATGCCACCTGCCGCTGGCGCAAGTCGCCCGCCAGTTCCGTGCGTTCCGGCAACAGAAAGCTGCCGCCCCGGTAATTGAGCAGCCAGTAAACGGGGACACGGTGCTTGAGCGTCTGAAACGTGACGCCGTAGGCTTTCAGGTGATTGGTCTGCGCCTCGTCCATCGGGATCAGCAGGTGGTTCGCAAAGGCGGGCGTAGCCAGGAGCAGGAAGAGGGTAAAAAGTTTTCGCATGGCAGGGAGAGAGGTGGTAACATCAAGGTAGAAAATTTATCGACCAGTTTCAACCTGTTCACCTCTGGTAAACAGACTTTTATCGGTGATGCTCGCCCACAAAAAAGGCGGGCGCGAAGAGAAAAGAGACTCGTCGCAGCCCGCCCGTGGGTGGTGTAGAGGACTAAAAAGGTTAGAACCGTGCCGTCAGGCCCAGCAGAAAATTGGTACCCGCCTGCGGATAGACAAAGTTGTTGTTGGTGAGGTTGATACCACTTTCGCCCTGGAAGAGCGTCAGATACGTATAGCCGTTCGAGGAATACATCGTGTTGAACACGTTGTTCACCAGCAGCGTCAGGTTGATTTCCTTCGCGCCCAGCGCCGCCAGCGAGTAGCTCGCCCGCAAGTCATTGACCAGGTACGCATCCAGTTTACGCGTCTCGTTTTGCGTATTGTCCAGGTACTGGTCACCCACGTATTTGGTCAGCACCGCCAATTCCAATCCTTCCACGGGAGTAATTTGCAGGCTGGACGCCCCGATCACCGACGGCGAAAACGACATGGTGGTGTTGGTGTAGACAAGTGTAGTGTCGCCTACCACGTCGTAATACGCATCATAGACGTAATTCAGCTCCCGGAACTCGTCGATCTTGTTGAGGCTGAAAGTCGCGTTCAGGTTCCAGGTCAGCCAGTCGACCGGGCGGAGGGCCGCCACCAGTTCCACGCCGGTGCGGTAACTGCGAGGGACATTGACCATCAGCGGACTGCCCACGTCGTTCAATTCGCCTGTCTGAATCAACTGATCTTTGTACTGCATCAAATAGTAATTCACGCTCCACGAGGCCCGCGTCGACTGTTCGCGGTAACCCGCTTCCAGGTCGTACAGGGTTTCGGCAGTCGGCAAACTCCCCGCGGGGGCATCGACCAGGTTGGTGCGGCTCGGCTCCCGGTTTGCCACGCTAAACGACGCGTACAGACTGCGACGGTCGTTCCACTGGTAGTTCAGGCCCAGTTTGGGATTGAAGAAATCATATTGCGTCGACAGATCCAGCGTCCGCTGGTCGTTGTCGGTGCCACCGATGTCGTAGCCGATCGTGCGGTATTGCAGATCCAGAAAGCCGCTCAGCGCATCGGTGAACTGGTAATTCGCCTTCGAATACACGTTGAAGTCCGACTTCAGGCCGTTGCCCTGGTAATACCGATCGCCTAGATTATGATCGCTCGCGTACTGTGCCCAGATAATTTCGCCGTAGTGGTCGCCGTCGTACCGGTTCCAGCCGCCGCCGACCGTCGCGCTCAGGCGTCCTTCGGTGTAATTTGCCGAAAACACCGTTCCGTAGAAGTGGTTGTCGAGCCAGCGCCGCCGCACCAGGTCCGTCTCGGTCAGCGTATCGTTTCCGAGCACGACGTTCGACAATTGGTAAGCGGCAAAATCTTCCCCGACTTTGTACTGTTCGTAATAGCCGAGGCCGCGCGTGTAGAACCCGGCGATGTTCAGGTTGAGTGACGGGGAAAGTTCCTGCGTCAGAAACAGTTGCGCGTGGTCCTGCTGGTAATGGTCCACTTCGTTGTTGTACGCCGGAAACTGCTGGAAAAAGTCGGTGCCCGCGTAGTTCAGCGTGCGTCCGGCGGTGCGGAGGTACTGGGCATTTGCGTCCGAAGGCCAGTTCAGGCCGATGAATTCCTCAATGCCGGCGGCATCGCCTTTGGCCACCGCTTCGGGCACGCCGTTCCAGGCCTGGTACGTCTCTTCAAAACCGGAGAAGACGTTCAGCTTCACGACCGTTTTTTCGCCGTAATACCCCGCTGAGGTGAAGAACGATTTCAGGTCGGAGCGCGCCCGGTCGATGTAGCCGTCGGACGAGATTTTGGACAGACGCCCGTCGAAGGCCCAGTGGCCGCCGAGCAAGCCGGTGCCCACCCGAACGGTGTGTTTCCAGGTGTTGTATGACCCGAACGAGTTGCTCACCTGCGCGTAAGGCTCGCGCTCCAGCGTGTTGGTCTGGATGTTGACCGTCGCGCCGAACGCGCCCGCCCCGTTGGTCGAGGTGCCGACGCCCCGCTGAATCTGGATGCTCTGGACGGACGAGGCAAAGTCGGGCAGGTCGACAAAAAACGTTCCCTGCGATTCGGCATCGTTGTACGGAATGCCGTTGATGGTCACGTTCGTGCGCGTCGGGTCGCTGCCCCGGATGCGGATGCTGGTGTAGCCGACGCCCGCCCCCGCGTCCGACGTGCTCACCACCGAAGGGGTCAGTTGCAGCAGTTGCGGAATGTCCTGCCCCAGATTCATCTTCTGGATCTGCTCCCGGTCTACGTCCGTGTACGCGACCGCACTCCGTTCCGTCACCCGCGTCGAAGAAACGACCACCTCTTCGGTCAGGGTAGTACTTCGCTGCAGGGTGATTTGCAGTTCGGAGGGAGAGGGAACCGCGATTTCCTCGGTATAGGCATCGTAGCCGACATACGTGACGCGCAGGTCGTAGCTCCCGGCCGGTAAATTCTGGATCGTAAATTCTCCCTCGGGACCGACGTAGGCGGCGCGGTAGGTGTTGACGATCACGACGTGGGCACCCGTCAGCGGCTCCTGCGTTTCCGCATCGACCACGGTACCCGATAGATTTTGTGCCATCAGGGGCACGAAGCTTCCCAGCAGCAGCATCGTGCTGAAAAGCGCTTTCCGTACAAATTGCATTAAGATTTTGGAAAAAATTGAAACATCGCGAACAGCCAGGGGAACGGCTGTCCTGTTCCGTATTACCATACGTTCCCTTCGCCGGTACTAACCGGATCAGGTTCAATGGGTATGATCTCAGCCCGTTTGTTACATGCAGGGCACCCCGTGCCGCAAAGGTAGAGAACCCGCGTCGGAAAGCAAATGCACCGGATGGAGAACCAAAAAGAGTAGGAAAATGCCGTTGCGCTATTCTTTGGGGTACAACCCTTGTCGACTTATGCACCACGCTCTCCGTTTTCTGCTGTTTCTTCTACTCCCCATTGCCTGCCACCCACCTGCCGTTCACGAAACTGCCGAGGTGCCGCTTCCCCTTCACGAGTCGCTGCAACGTGCGCAGACGCAACTGATGCGCGTCGCCACGCTCTACCAGGATTCGGCCGGACTGCCCCGTACGACTCGTCCGGACGGTTCGGTACGGCTGTTGGCGAGCGATGACTGGACAAGCGGCTTTTTTCCGGGCACCCTGTGGTTGCTTTACGAATACACGGCCGATCCGGCCGTGCAGCAGATGGCGATGCAGTACACGGCTCGGCTGGCGAAAGAACAATACAATCGCGGGACGCACGACCTGGGCTTTATGCTCTACAACAGCTACGGAACGGGGTATGCCCTGACGGGCGATGAAGCGTATCGCGACGTGCTGGTGCAGGGTGCGCGCGCGTTGATGAGCCGGTTTCGACCTGCCACGGGGACAATCCGTTCGTGGGATCACCACGCCACTCAGTGGCAATATCCCGTGATCATCGACAACATGATGAATCTGGAGCTGTTGTTTGCAGCCACCCGCCTCACGGGCGACTCATCGTTTTACCGCGTAGCGTATCAACACGCCCTTACCACCCTGCGCCACCATTTCCGTTCCGATTTCAGCTCGTACCACGTGGTGGACTACGACACGACGAGTGGCGAGGTGCGGCAGCGGCAAACCCACCAGGGTGCGGCCGACGAGTCGGCCTGGGCACGGGGGCAGGCGTGGGGTTTATACGGGTTTACGGTGGCTTACCGGGAAACGGGCGACGCGCAATTTCTAGCGCTGGCGCAGCGCATTGCGACGTTTGTGTTGGAGCATCCGCACCTGCCCGACGACAAAATACCATA from Catalinimonas alkaloidigena includes:
- a CDS encoding T9SS type A sorting domain-containing protein, with the protein product MRKLFTLFLLLATPAFANHLLIPMDEAQTNHLKAYGVTFQTLKHRVPVYWLLNYRGGSFLLPERTELAGDLRQRQVAFEVLTDEQAKRLRTSLDNDGPETTALLLSRAPRIALYQVKGNVTGNIVESVLSYAEIPFEEIRQEDVLEGKLDQYDWVHVHHEDFTGQHGKFHLSFKDQPWYKTQYDEDQAIASQYGFANTPQLKGAVARRIRNFCQKGGFLFAMCAGTDTYDIALATEGLDVHDVMYDGDSMNTADFDRLDFTQTFAFQNFQISQDWREYEFSTIDHVMMERRVSEKNDTFQLHQFSAQLQPVAAMLTQNHQRFIKGFMGQTTAFKKTLIKPEVTVLAEPTSVEEARMIYGNYGQGHWVFLGGHDPEDYQHLVGDPDTDISQHPNSPGYRLILNNVLLASSNLVDISGTLTAYPNPAADQLHLTFSEEQTGDWHLRILDSMGKNWHKAEFERHEATQPIDLTVANLPAGIYFVEISQGRYRATQKVIKQ
- a CDS encoding TonB-dependent receptor, with the protein product MQFVRKALFSTMLLLGSFVPLMAQNLSGTVVDAETQEPLTGAHVVIVNTYRAAYVGPEGEFTIQNLPAGSYDLRVTYVGYDAYTEEIAVPSPSELQITLQRSTTLTEEVVVSSTRVTERSAVAYTDVDREQIQKMNLGQDIPQLLQLTPSVVSTSDAGAGVGYTSIRIRGSDPTRTNVTINGIPYNDAESQGTFFVDLPDFASSVQSIQIQRGVGTSTNGAGAFGATVNIQTNTLEREPYAQVSNSFGSYNTWKHTVRVGTGLLGGHWAFDGRLSKISSDGYIDRARSDLKSFFTSAGYYGEKTVVKLNVFSGFEETYQAWNGVPEAVAKGDAAGIEEFIGLNWPSDANAQYLRTAGRTLNYAGTDFFQQFPAYNNEVDHYQQDHAQLFLTQELSPSLNLNIAGFYTRGLGYYEQYKVGEDFAAYQLSNVVLGNDTLTETDLVRRRWLDNHFYGTVFSANYTEGRLSATVGGGWNRYDGDHYGEIIWAQYASDHNLGDRYYQGNGLKSDFNVYSKANYQFTDALSGFLDLQYRTIGYDIGGTDNDQRTLDLSTQYDFFNPKLGLNYQWNDRRSLYASFSVANREPSRTNLVDAPAGSLPTAETLYDLEAGYREQSTRASWSVNYYLMQYKDQLIQTGELNDVGSPLMVNVPRSYRTGVELVAALRPVDWLTWNLNATFSLNKIDEFRELNYVYDAYYDVVGDTTLVYTNTTMSFSPSVIGASSLQITPVEGLELAVLTKYVGDQYLDNTQNETRKLDAYLVNDLRASYSLAALGAKEINLTLLVNNVFNTMYSSNGYTYLTLFQGESGINLTNNNFVYPQAGTNFLLGLTARF
- a CDS encoding sterol desaturase family protein, encoding MLTIIFIVFGGCFVIERLMPGWTLPEVPTWTIRVLGVNFVQLGIVTLAGVTWERWFSAWSLFHLSDQVGPAWGGVIAYFIATFIFYWWHRWRHTVDFLWTRFHQIHHSPQRIEVITSFYKHPLEMTVNSLIGSLLVYTLLGLSLEAGAVYTLCTALGEFFYHTNVKTPQWIGYIFQRPEMHRIHHEYNKHTNNYGDIVWWDMLFGTYENPKEFRTSCGFDNEKEQRLFEMLQFKDVHKE